One stretch of Pseudomonas sp. NC02 DNA includes these proteins:
- a CDS encoding sce7726 family protein yields the protein MLRTVKGTEVREQAAIARIFTAAVFHEMVKKGQSPIFARLMKELAVEVDKYTWSVGRILDELFDLLKRKSFRNEYAYKTAVAQKVLLGSHSLRTASLVDEFRVGKNKADIVMLNGTSTAYEIKSDRDKLDRLYSQVVSYSEVFASVTVLCAERHLEAVVSIVPDFVGVSVLTDRYQISTFRKSFCDPSRTISSSIFNAITQREAIEVLKNLDVRVPSLPNTQMHSALDREFVKIPSAIVHDEMVRVLKSTRNLSGLSESVRSLPASIRFFALTVPLTERTKGNLLDAIDTPLMEALKWG from the coding sequence ATGTTGAGAACGGTGAAGGGGACAGAGGTCCGAGAGCAAGCGGCTATCGCACGGATTTTCACGGCTGCCGTTTTTCACGAGATGGTCAAAAAGGGCCAGTCTCCGATCTTTGCACGATTGATGAAAGAGCTTGCAGTTGAGGTTGATAAGTACACTTGGAGCGTAGGGCGGATACTGGATGAGCTCTTCGACTTACTGAAGCGGAAGAGCTTTAGAAATGAGTATGCCTATAAAACTGCCGTCGCTCAAAAAGTATTGCTTGGTTCGCACTCTTTGAGGACCGCGTCGCTTGTCGATGAGTTTAGAGTTGGTAAGAATAAAGCAGATATAGTTATGTTGAATGGTACGTCCACGGCATATGAAATCAAGTCTGATCGGGATAAGTTGGATAGGCTCTACTCACAGGTCGTGTCGTATAGTGAGGTTTTTGCGAGTGTTACGGTGCTGTGTGCTGAAAGACATCTAGAGGCAGTTGTTTCTATTGTTCCTGACTTTGTAGGCGTTTCTGTGCTCACCGATAGATACCAGATCTCAACATTTCGTAAAAGCTTCTGTGATCCTAGTCGTACTATCTCAAGCTCTATATTCAACGCCATTACACAAAGAGAGGCCATTGAGGTCCTGAAGAATCTAGATGTACGTGTCCCTAGCTTACCAAACACACAAATGCATAGCGCTCTGGATAGAGAGTTCGTGAAAATCCCCTCTGCTATTGTGCATGATGAAATGGTACGAGTTTTAAAAAGTACTAGGAATCTATCGGGGCTGTCTGAGTCGGTCAGAAGCTTGCCAGCTTCAATAAGATTTTTTGCGTTAACCGTTCCTCTAACAGAACGGACTAAGGGGAATCTATTGGATGCAATAGATACTCCACTAATGGAAGCATTGAAGTGGGGATGA